Below is a window of Virgibacillus sp. NKC19-3 DNA.
ATTGTATTTCATAAACCTAAGGGGGGAATCACGATGAAATTGAGGTATCTATTATTTGCCGGACTCATAATACTGTTGACAGCTGGTTTGGTTGCTTGTGGAGGTGCTGAGGAGAGTGGTAGTACAGCACAAGATGATTCAAGTGCAGACGAAACATCCGGCGACGAAGAAGTTACCTTGCATTTAGCTGCATTGGAATCAGCTTATGACGACGAAATGTGGGAAAATATTATTGAGAATTATGAGGCGGCTAATGAGAATGTCGCCATAGAATTAACCAGTGAAAAGAATCTTGAAGAAGTAATTAGACCACAAATGCAAGCTGGAGACTATCCAGATGTTTTTTTGCTGGCGACTGATCGTGAAGAAGCGTTGACGGAAACGCTAATTAAGGAAGATGGACTTGAGAACATAAGCGATGTTCTAGATATGACTGTACCAGGTGAAGATGTTGCTGTTAAAGATAAGATGTTGGAAGGATTCAGCGATACACTTGCTACCAACCCATATGGCGATGGGGAAATGTATATGGCCCCCATGTTCTACAGTCCATCCGGGATGTTCTATAATGCCGGTCTGTTAGAAGAAAAAGGTTGGGAAGTACCTACAACATGGGATGAAATGTGGGAACTTGGTGATGAATCTGTTGAGGAAGAATTGTCCTTGTTCACTTACCCGATTGCTGAGTATTTCGATACGTTTTTAGGGTCCATGTTTTATGCTTCCGGTGGTCCTGATTTCTTCAATTCTGTGATGACGTACGAAGAGGGGATTTGGGAGACAGCAGAAGCAGAACGGGTTCTGCAAACGGTGGAACAACTCGCCGACTATACACACCCAAATACAGTGGCAAATGCAAACCCAAATGATTTTACTAGAAATCAACAACTAATCTTAGATAATGAAGCATTGTTTATGCCAAATGGCACATGGGTTGTTGAAGAGATGGCCGATGCTCCAAGAGCTGATGATTTTGAATGGGGTATGACGTCTGTGCCTGCATTTGAAGATGGGCAAGGTGATCGCTATGCCTTTACATTCTTTGAACAGATGTGGATCCCTGAACAAGCTGAAAACAAAGAAGCAGCTAAAGAATTCATCGCGTATATGTATTCGGATGAAGCAGCTGACATCTTCCTGGAAGCTGGTGCAGTGCAGCCGATCGAAGGTATGACGGATAAACTGGAAGGACAAAAACAAGAGTTTTACAGCATCTATGAAGAAGACGTGCTTCCTGCAATGGGAACTTTCGCATCTACCGAGCCGGTACCTGGGGCTAATATGGGTGATGCACTATATGGAAGTGTCGATAGCGTAGTCAATGGTAACATGTCTGTTCAGGAATGGCAGGCAGATATACAAGAAGTTTCTGACAAGTTAAGACCTCAAATGAAATAGGGGATGTCAGATCGGTCTTAAAATAATTGACTAGAAGTTTTATTGATTCATGGAACTATCGATTACAACTTGTTAGTTATATAAACACATGAAAGTTGATTGTTGATATAAAACAGAACAGCATCTTGGTTTCTTGCATTTGTCACTAGGTAAGAAACCAAGGTTTTCTCTGAAGAGAGGTGAGCTACTTGAGTAAAAAAATGGCAAGATCTATATTTATAGCGGTATGTATATCTCCTGCGCTTCTATTATTTATCCTCTTTATGGTTGTACCAACATTTGAGGTTTTTCGAATGTCCCTGTATCGATGGGGAGGACTGTCCAGCACACAACAATTTGTGGGCTTGGACAACTTTCAAATCTTGTGGAATGATATGCAGTTTATCCAGTCATTTCAGAATACGATCTTACTGATTGTTTTGGTAGCTATCGTCACCATGTTTTTTTCACTTGTATTCGCAGCTATATTAACAAGGGAAAAATTGATTGGTGGGAATTTTTTTAGAGTCATATTTTATATTCCAAATATTTTATCTATCGTTGTTATAGCAGGTATATTTTCAGCTATTTATAATCCGGAAAATGGATTATTAAATAGTATTTTTGGAATTTTTAACTTAGAAAACTGGCAGCAGCTCTGGTTGGGCAATCAGGATATCGTTATCTATAGTGTTGCCGGGGCGCTAGTCTGGCAGGCTATTGGCTATTATATGGTTATGTATATGTCCAGTATGGCTGGTATTCCAGCTAGTTATTATGAGGCGGCGGCTTTGGAAGGTGCGGGTAAGATTAAACAATTTACTGCCATTACACTTCCATTGATATGGAATAATATTCGAACAACAATGGCATTTTATATTATTAGTACCATCAACCTTAGCTTTTTGCTGGTAATGGCGATGACAGGCGGAGGACCAAATGGATCAACAGAAGTTTTTCTCTCCTATATGTATGATCAGGCATATAGCAATTCAACTTACGGCTATGGGATGGCCATAGGAGTTGTTGTTTTCACCTTCTCGTTTTTACTTGCTGCTATTGTCAGCCAAATTACCAAACGTGATGTGCTGGAGTATTAAGAAGGGAGTTGCAGCTTAT
It encodes the following:
- a CDS encoding carbohydrate ABC transporter permease, coding for MSYLSKKMARSIFIAVCISPALLLFILFMVVPTFEVFRMSLYRWGGLSSTQQFVGLDNFQILWNDMQFIQSFQNTILLIVLVAIVTMFFSLVFAAILTREKLIGGNFFRVIFYIPNILSIVVIAGIFSAIYNPENGLLNSIFGIFNLENWQQLWLGNQDIVIYSVAGALVWQAIGYYMVMYMSSMAGIPASYYEAAALEGAGKIKQFTAITLPLIWNNIRTTMAFYIISTINLSFLLVMAMTGGGPNGSTEVFLSYMYDQAYSNSTYGYGMAIGVVVFTFSFLLAAIVSQITKRDVLEY
- a CDS encoding carbohydrate ABC transporter substrate-binding protein, with the translated sequence MKLRYLLFAGLIILLTAGLVACGGAEESGSTAQDDSSADETSGDEEVTLHLAALESAYDDEMWENIIENYEAANENVAIELTSEKNLEEVIRPQMQAGDYPDVFLLATDREEALTETLIKEDGLENISDVLDMTVPGEDVAVKDKMLEGFSDTLATNPYGDGEMYMAPMFYSPSGMFYNAGLLEEKGWEVPTTWDEMWELGDESVEEELSLFTYPIAEYFDTFLGSMFYASGGPDFFNSVMTYEEGIWETAEAERVLQTVEQLADYTHPNTVANANPNDFTRNQQLILDNEALFMPNGTWVVEEMADAPRADDFEWGMTSVPAFEDGQGDRYAFTFFEQMWIPEQAENKEAAKEFIAYMYSDEAADIFLEAGAVQPIEGMTDKLEGQKQEFYSIYEEDVLPAMGTFASTEPVPGANMGDALYGSVDSVVNGNMSVQEWQADIQEVSDKLRPQMK